A part of Perognathus longimembris pacificus isolate PPM17 chromosome 18, ASM2315922v1, whole genome shotgun sequence genomic DNA contains:
- the LOC125366724 gene encoding transmembrane protein 65-like, with protein MSRLLPLLVSRTGRSLRPRPAVAAAAPPRPPSWCCCRRGLLALVAPGGPRRLGTHPKKEPMEAPGAHDFIYSLQSTERSCLLKELHHFESIAIAQEKLEAQPPTPGQLRYVFIHNAIPLVGFGFLDNAIMIVAGTHIELSIGIIFGISTMAAAALGYVVSDLAGLGLAGYVEALASRLGLSIPDLTPKQVDMWQTRVSTHLGKAVGVTIGCILGMFPLIFFGAGEEDEKLEKKN; from the coding sequence ATGTCccggctgctgccgctgctggtGAGCCGGACCGGGCGCAGCCTGAGGCCGCGtcccgccgtcgccgccgccgccccgccccgcccgccgtccTGGTGCTGCTGCCGGCGGGGGCTGCTGGCGCTTGTGGCCCCTGGAGGGCCCCGGCGGCTGGGCACGCACCCCAAGAAAGAGCCCATGGAGGCGCCGGGCGCGCACGACTTCATCTACAGCCTGCAGTCCACCGAGAGGAGCTGCCTGCTCAAGGAGCTGCACCACTTCGAGTCCATTGCCATCGCCCAAGAAAAATTGGAAGCtcaacctcccaccccaggccagCTGAGATATGTATTCATCCACAATGCGATACCTTTGGTAGGGTTTGGCTTTTTGGATAATGCAATTATGATTGTCGCAGGAACACATATCGAGTTGTCTATTGGAATTATTTTTGGAATTTCAACAATGGCAGCTGCTGCTTTGGGGTATGTTGTGTCAGATTTAGCTGGACTTGGACTTGCAGGTTACGTTGAAGCTTTGGCTTCCAGGTTAGGCCTGTCAATTCCTGATCTTACACCAAAGCAAGTTGACATGTGGCAAACACGTGTTAGCACACATTTGGGCAAAGCTGTCGGGGTGACGATTGGCTGCATTCTAGGAATGtttcctttgattttctttgGAGCTGGTGAAGAAGatgaaaaactggaaaagaaaaattaa